From Paraburkholderia sabiae, a single genomic window includes:
- the hisF gene encoding imidazole glycerol phosphate synthase subunit HisF, translating to MALAKRIIPCLDVTAGRVVKGVNFVELRDAGDPVEIARRYDEQGADELTFLDITATSDQRDLILPIIEAVASQVFIPLTVGGGVRAVEDVRRLLNAGADKVSMNSSAVANPQLVRDSTDKYGSQCIVVAIDAKRVSAEGETPRWEVFTHGGRKNTGLDAVEWARKMAELGAGEILLTSMDRDGTKSGFDIALTRAVSDAVSVPVIASGGVGSLQHLADGITQGRADAVLAASIFHYGEHTVGECKRFMADQGISVRL from the coding sequence ATGGCTTTAGCTAAACGCATCATTCCCTGTCTGGACGTCACGGCTGGCCGCGTGGTCAAGGGCGTCAATTTCGTCGAGTTGCGCGATGCCGGCGATCCTGTCGAAATTGCACGTCGCTATGACGAGCAGGGCGCGGACGAACTCACGTTCCTCGATATAACGGCGACTTCCGACCAGCGCGATCTGATCCTGCCGATCATCGAAGCGGTGGCTTCGCAGGTGTTCATTCCGCTGACGGTCGGCGGCGGCGTTCGCGCCGTCGAAGACGTCCGGCGTCTGCTGAACGCGGGTGCGGACAAGGTCAGCATGAACTCGTCGGCGGTGGCGAATCCGCAGCTCGTGCGCGACTCGACGGATAAATACGGCTCGCAATGCATCGTCGTCGCGATCGACGCGAAGCGCGTGTCCGCCGAAGGCGAGACGCCGCGCTGGGAAGTCTTCACGCACGGCGGCCGCAAGAATACGGGCCTCGACGCCGTCGAGTGGGCGCGCAAGATGGCGGAACTCGGCGCGGGCGAAATCCTGCTGACCAGCATGGATCGCGACGGCACGAAGAGCGGCTTCGACATTGCGCTGACGCGCGCCGTGTCGGATGCCGTGTCCGTTCCTGTGATCGCGTCGGGTGGCGTGGGCTCGCTGCAGCATCTCGCCGACGGCATCACGCAAGGCCGTGCGGACGCCGTGCTGGCCGCGAGCATCTTCCACTATGGCGAGCACACAGTCGGCGAGTGCAAGCGCTTCATGGCCGATCAAGGCATTTCGGTGAGGTTGTAA
- the hisA gene encoding 1-(5-phosphoribosyl)-5-[(5-phosphoribosylamino)methylideneamino]imidazole-4-carboxamide isomerase: protein MLLIPAIDLKDGQCVRLKQGDMDQATIFHEEPAVMARHWVDRGARRLHLVDLNGAFAGKPKNEDAIRAIIEEVGGEIPVQLGGGIRDLNTIERYLDDGLEYVIIGTAAVKNPGFLLEACTAFGGHIIVGLDAKDGKVATDGWSKLTGHEVVDLARKFEDYGCESIIYTDIGRDGMLQGINIEATVRLARSMKIPVIASGGLSNLGDIEALCEVEDEGIEGVICGRAIYSGDLDFAAAQTHADRLRESDDA from the coding sequence ATGCTGCTGATCCCCGCCATCGACCTGAAAGACGGTCAGTGTGTACGCCTCAAACAAGGCGATATGGACCAGGCGACGATTTTTCACGAGGAACCGGCGGTGATGGCCCGACATTGGGTCGACCGTGGCGCGCGGCGCCTGCACCTCGTCGACCTGAATGGCGCATTTGCCGGTAAGCCGAAGAACGAAGACGCGATTCGCGCGATCATCGAAGAAGTCGGCGGCGAAATTCCCGTGCAACTGGGCGGCGGCATTCGCGATCTGAACACGATCGAACGCTATCTGGACGACGGCCTCGAGTACGTGATCATCGGCACGGCGGCCGTGAAGAACCCCGGCTTCCTGCTCGAAGCGTGTACGGCATTCGGCGGGCATATCATCGTCGGCCTCGATGCGAAGGACGGCAAGGTGGCCACCGACGGCTGGAGCAAGCTGACGGGCCATGAAGTCGTGGATCTCGCGCGCAAGTTCGAGGACTACGGCTGCGAGTCGATCATCTACACGGACATCGGCCGCGACGGCATGCTTCAGGGCATCAACATCGAGGCGACGGTGCGTCTTGCTCGCTCGATGAAGATTCCCGTGATCGCGAGCGGCGGCCTGTCGAATCTCGGCGATATCGAAGCGCTGTGCGAAGTGGAAGACGAAGGGATCGAAGGCGTGATTTGCGGCCGCGCGATCTACTCGGGCGACCTGGACTTTGCCGCGGCGCAAACGCACGCGGATCGCCTGCGCGAATCGGACGACGCCTGA
- the hisH gene encoding imidazole glycerol phosphate synthase subunit HisH produces the protein MKTSIAIVDYGMGNLRSVAQALKKAAPEADVAIVDKPEAIRAADRVVLPGQGAMPDCMRSLGESGLQDAVIEASRNKPLMGVCVGEQMLFDWSAEGDTNGLGLLPGKVVRFDLEGQLQDDGSRFKVPQMGWNRVRQAQPHPLWDGVADNAFFYFVHSYYVVPENASHTSGETVYGVPFTSAVARDNIFATQFHPEKSADAGLRVYRNFVHWNP, from the coding sequence ATGAAAACTTCGATAGCGATTGTGGATTACGGAATGGGCAACCTGCGCTCGGTTGCCCAGGCGTTGAAGAAGGCCGCGCCCGAAGCGGACGTGGCGATCGTCGACAAACCCGAAGCCATCCGTGCGGCAGACCGCGTGGTGCTGCCCGGCCAGGGCGCGATGCCCGACTGCATGCGCTCGCTCGGCGAGTCCGGCTTGCAGGACGCGGTGATCGAAGCGTCGCGCAACAAGCCGCTGATGGGCGTGTGCGTCGGCGAGCAGATGTTGTTCGACTGGAGCGCGGAAGGCGACACGAACGGTCTCGGCCTGCTGCCGGGCAAGGTGGTGCGCTTCGATCTGGAAGGCCAGCTGCAGGACGACGGCTCGCGCTTCAAGGTGCCGCAGATGGGCTGGAACCGTGTCCGTCAGGCGCAGCCGCACCCGCTGTGGGACGGCGTCGCGGACAACGCGTTCTTCTACTTCGTGCACAGTTATTACGTCGTGCCTGAAAACGCTTCGCATACTTCGGGCGAAACGGTGTACGGCGTGCCCTTTACCTCGGCGGTGGCGCGGGATAACATTTTCGCGACCCAATTCCATCCGGAAAAGAGCGCCGACGCGGGCCTGCGCGTGTATCGCAACTTCGTGCACTGGAATCCCTGA
- a CDS encoding MarC family protein, with amino-acid sequence MDIIKSFISLLALINPVGAIPFFLSLTSQQSVAEQRRTIRIASISVFCVIAVTTLLGQQIIRFFGISIGALEVGGGIIMLLMSISMLNAQVGNARSTPEERHEAEMKDNIAVVPLAIPLLTGPGSISTVLVYSASYPHWYERISLIVIGAVIAALCFGSLSLAEPIARWVGRTGINIGTRLMGLMLSALAVEFIVNGLKALLPNLK; translated from the coding sequence ATGGATATCATCAAGTCGTTTATTTCGCTGCTGGCGCTGATCAACCCCGTCGGCGCCATCCCGTTTTTTCTGAGCCTGACGTCGCAGCAATCGGTCGCCGAACAGCGCCGCACGATTCGTATCGCATCGATTTCGGTGTTCTGCGTGATCGCCGTCACGACCTTGCTGGGACAGCAGATCATCCGTTTCTTCGGCATTTCGATTGGCGCGCTTGAAGTCGGCGGCGGAATCATCATGTTGCTGATGTCGATCAGCATGCTGAACGCGCAGGTCGGGAACGCCCGCTCGACGCCTGAAGAGCGGCACGAAGCCGAAATGAAGGACAACATCGCCGTCGTGCCGCTGGCGATTCCGCTGCTGACGGGACCGGGCTCTATCAGTACTGTCCTCGTCTATTCGGCCAGCTATCCTCACTGGTACGAGCGGATTAGTCTGATCGTCATCGGCGCGGTGATTGCGGCGCTGTGCTTCGGATCGCTGAGTCTCGCTGAACCGATTGCCCGCTGGGTGGGTCGGACGGGAATCAATATCGGCACGCGGTTGATGGGTTTGATGTTGTCGGCGCTGGCGGTGGAGTTCATCGTCAACGGATTAAAGGCGTTGCTGCCTAACTTGAAATGA
- the hisB gene encoding imidazoleglycerol-phosphate dehydratase HisB produces the protein MRLAEVVRNTSETQIRVKINLDGTGQQKLATGVPFLDHMLDQIARHGLIDLDIEAHGDTHIDDHHTVEDVGITLGQAIAKAVGDKKGIRRYGHSYVPLDEALSRVVIDFSGRPGLEFHVPFTRARIGTFDVDLSIEFFRGFVNHAGVTLHIDNLRGLNAHHQMETVFKAFGRALRMATELDERAAGQIPSTKGSL, from the coding sequence ATGCGCCTTGCGGAAGTCGTTCGCAACACCAGCGAAACGCAGATCCGTGTGAAGATCAACCTGGACGGCACCGGTCAGCAGAAGCTGGCCACGGGCGTGCCGTTCCTCGATCACATGCTCGACCAGATCGCCCGTCACGGGCTGATCGATCTGGACATCGAAGCGCATGGCGATACTCATATCGACGACCACCATACCGTCGAAGACGTCGGCATCACGCTTGGTCAGGCCATTGCGAAAGCGGTCGGCGACAAGAAGGGCATTCGCCGCTACGGTCACTCGTACGTGCCGCTCGACGAAGCGCTGTCGCGTGTGGTGATCGATTTCTCCGGCCGTCCGGGCCTCGAATTCCACGTGCCGTTCACGCGCGCGCGCATCGGCACGTTCGACGTCGATCTTTCCATCGAATTTTTCCGCGGCTTCGTGAATCATGCGGGCGTCACGCTGCATATCGACAACCTGCGTGGCCTGAACGCGCATCATCAGATGGAAACGGTGTTCAAGGCGTTCGGCCGTGCATTGCGCATGGCGACCGAACTCGACGAACGCGCGGCGGGACAGATTCCGTCGACCAAGGGCAGCCTCTAA